The Shewanella algae DNA segment ATCGGGGTCACTCCACAAACTCAACAAAAAGGCCCACCACTCGGTGGGCCCAACAGTTTACCCAGTTTACCGCCAGATCAATAGAAGGGCTTGGGGTCGACATCCAAAGAGCTGGGCGATACACCTCTGTCTATGTTGAGATCAGACTTTTGCAGATCCACCATGGTCACATCGGTATATCGCTTAAACTTCAATGAATAGAAGCATTTGACTATGGGGTGCAACACGTCCCTGTCTTTGGATTCCCAGACTATGCCCACTCGGCCATCGGACAGTTGCACCAATGAACCGACCGGATAGACACCGATACAACGGATGAATTCGTACACCAGGCTCTCATCCAGATGAAAGGGCGTCAGACTGAGCAGAATCTTAAAGGCGGCTGCCGGGCTCATCGCCTCTTTATAGCAGCGGGTGGCGGTAAGGGCATCATAGATATCCACGATACAGCTCATACGCCCATGCAGCGGCAATGCATCTCCTTTCAGGCCCCTCGGGTAACCACGGCCGTCGAGTTTTTCATGGTGCATCAGACACACATCCTTGCTCACTTGAGACAAGCCCTTGGCCTGTTCCATGATCTCGATGGCGTAGGCCTGATGCAGCTTCATGTGCTCAAACTCTTCCGGCGTCAGCTTGCCCGGCTTGTGCAGTATCTTGTTATCCACTTTGATCTTGCCGATGTCGTGGAGAATACCGCCGATGGCCAGCTGTCTGAGCATCTCGCGATCTAGCTTGAGATACTTACCGAAGGTGATCAGCAGGAAGGCAACATTGACCGAATGTTCCAGCAGGTAGGCATCTTTGGATCTCAACGCGGAAACGCACTTCATCGCATCCGAGTCGAGCATCACCGACTCGATCATATTGTCTGCCAGTGCCGCAAAAGGCTCGACTTCTATTGCCTTGCCTTCGAAGGTTTCACTGAGGACTTTGCGCACTAAGCCCTTGGCTTCTGTCAGTAGCTGTTTGGCCTGACCTATTGCCAATTGATGGTTCACCGAGGTTTTACGGGGATGGTGATTGAAGGCGGGGCGTTGTTTTTTCAGGCCACAGTTGTCGCTGGAACGCTCCACATCGACCCAGACAAAGCGAATGCCGCTGTTGCTGAGTTTAGTGATTGCCTGGCGGCTCCTGATCTGGCCGGCATTGGCGACGGCCAATTGGCCGTTGTTCTCAATGGCCGAGACATACATGCCTATCCCCAATTGAGTGACGGGCAACTTCAAAAGGGCTGCTGTCGATACCACATCGGTCATTCTTTCACTCCGGCAAATGCTTTTGGCCTCAATCCGAAAAACGTTTGCCAGGGGTTAACGACTCTC contains these protein-coding regions:
- a CDS encoding HD-GYP domain-containing protein, which gives rise to MTDVVSTAALLKLPVTQLGIGMYVSAIENNGQLAVANAGQIRSRQAITKLSNSGIRFVWVDVERSSDNCGLKKQRPAFNHHPRKTSVNHQLAIGQAKQLLTEAKGLVRKVLSETFEGKAIEVEPFAALADNMIESVMLDSDAMKCVSALRSKDAYLLEHSVNVAFLLITFGKYLKLDREMLRQLAIGGILHDIGKIKVDNKILHKPGKLTPEEFEHMKLHQAYAIEIMEQAKGLSQVSKDVCLMHHEKLDGRGYPRGLKGDALPLHGRMSCIVDIYDALTATRCYKEAMSPAAAFKILLSLTPFHLDESLVYEFIRCIGVYPVGSLVQLSDGRVGIVWESKDRDVLHPIVKCFYSLKFKRYTDVTMVDLQKSDLNIDRGVSPSSLDVDPKPFY